A stretch of the Panicum virgatum strain AP13 chromosome 9N, P.virgatum_v5, whole genome shotgun sequence genome encodes the following:
- the LOC120693289 gene encoding mitochondrial outer membrane protein porin 6, whose amino-acid sequence MSKGPVPFVNIGKRAKDLLYKDYNFDQKFSLSTSSSSGLNLTATGVRINEDFIGDIRTQHKSGRTTVDVIIDSDSKVSTTVTVDEALTGLKTSFSFKVPDHKSGKLDLQYAHNRFALNSTIGLTSAPLVELAATVGTSELSFGAEVGFDSTSASVTKYNSGIGYNKSDFSASLLLADKGETLKASYIHLFNPTNGATVAAEVTHKLKTKENYFTIGSSHAIDSSTLLKTRFSNSGKVGLLCQHEWRPKSLVTLSAEYDPKVVRSPSRFGVAISVKP is encoded by the exons ATGAGCAAAGGTCCAGTTCCATTCGTCAACATCGGGAAGAGAGCAAAAG ATCTCCTGTACAAGGACTACAACTTTGACCAAAAGTTTTCTTTGTCGACGTCTAGCAGCTCTGGTTTG AATCTCACAGCCACTGGTGTGAGGATCAATGAAGACTTCATTGGTGATATACGGACACAGCATAAAAGTGGTAGAACCACTGTTGATGTCATAATTGATAGCGATTCTAAA GTGTCAACCACAGTCACTGTTGATGAAGCACTCACTGGCTTGAAGACTTCATTCAGCTTCAAGGTTCCCGATCACAAGTCTGGGAAG CTTGATCTGCAGTACGCACACAATCGTTTTGCGTTGAATTCAACCATTGGTTTGACATCAGCACCTTTGGTTGAGCTTGCTGCAACTGTTGGCACAAGTGAACTTAGCTTTGGTGCTGAGGTTGGATTTGACAGTACTTCAGCTTCTGTTACCAAGTACAACTCAGGGATTGGATACAACAAATCGGATTTCTCCGCTTCTTTACTATT AGCTGATAAAGGGGAGACTTTGAAGGCGTCTTATATTCACCTTTTCAATCCGAccaatggtgctacagtggcgGCTGAGGTAACACACAAGCTGAAAACAAAGGAGAACTATTTCACCATTGGGAGCTCCCATGCCATTGATTCTTCAACATTGCTTAAGACGCGATTCAGCAACTCTGGGAAGGTCGGACTTCTCTGTCAGCATGAGTGGAGGCCAAAGTCCCTCGTGACTCTTTCAGCTGAGTATGATCCAAAGGTGGTACGTTCGCCTTCAAGATTCGGCGTAGCAATATCCGTCAAGCCTTGA
- the LOC120693288 gene encoding uncharacterized protein LOC120693288 — protein MVAVSTAAMASSFLLRPRASFRRALPPPPPPPSSRRALPAPRVQAASTQQEQPSLSTRSEGERGRPAGTRLYSLAPYPLLLAALLPGAEPVTAVFAPFVELVKSWDLPGWLVHWGHPGNMAVVLFAMGGYGTYLGFRIKLSDDPEEKAKAKDLHPKLLAGMFFFFALGATGGVTALLTSDKPIFESPHAVTGVIGLALLTIQSILPKLFEGNPGLRNTHGLLGSGIMALFLIHAALGLQLGISF, from the exons ATGGTGGCCGTGTCTACCGCGGCGATGGCGAGCTCGTTtctcctccggccgcgcgcCTCCTTCCGGCGGGCgctcccgccaccgccaccgccaccttccAGCCGCCGGGCATTGCCAGCGCCGCGGGTTCAAGCGGCGAGCACCCAACAGGAGCAGCCGAGCCTTTCGACGAGAAGCGAGGGCGAgcgggggcggccggccgggaCGCGGCTCTACTCGCTGGCGCCCTACCCTCTCCTgctcgccgcgctgctgccGGGAG CTGAGCCGGTGACGGCCGTGTTCGCGCCGTTCGTGGAGCTGGTGAAGTCATGGGACCTCCCCGGCTGGCTCGTGCACTGGGGCCACCCCGGCAACATG GCTGTGGTGCTTTTTGCGATGGGTGGCTACGGAACATACCTCGGCTTCAGGATCAAACTATCAGATGATCCA GAAGAGAAGGCTAAGGCCAAAGATCTCCACCCAAAGCTTCTTGCCggcatgttcttcttcttcgccctcGGTGCCACAGGTGGTGTCACCGCTCTTCTTACCTCAGACAAACCAATCTttgaaag TCCTCATGCAGTAACTGGAGTCATCGGCCTGGCACTCCTGACCATTCAGTCTATTCTTCCAAAATTGTTTGAG GGGAACCCAGGGCTTAGGAATACACATGGTCTACTCGGCAGCGGCATCATGGCTCTGTTTCTAATCCATGCAGCGCTTGGCCTGCAGCTTGGGATCAGTTTCTAA